The Clarias gariepinus isolate MV-2021 ecotype Netherlands chromosome 12, CGAR_prim_01v2, whole genome shotgun sequence region GATGCGATTTTGCGAATAAAAACAATGGTGCAGAAACAGGGTGCTGCGTTATACAAGCCTTACACCTTCACTTGATgcccaaaagtatgtggacacccgaCCCTCAGACTCTCATGTgcttcatcaccaaactgtttcCACAAAGTTAAAAGCAAAcaatggaattaaaaaaaaaaaaaaaaaaaaaaatatatatatatatatatatatagtgttccacaaagttaaaagaaaacaatggaattaaaaaaaaaaaaaaaatatatatatatatatatatatatatatatatatatatatatatacatctttGTACGCATGTGTAATTAATTTTggaacatccatccatccatccatctaggaacttcTATAATCCAACTGGTCCAAAGGATAATTAGCATTGTATTTTTTCCTATTTcacaactgtggtaggaccttcggtcaacattcacacactacaggcaatttgggaatggcaattagcatAACCTgcaggactgtgggaggaaaccggagtacccagataaaacccaccaagcatggcatgcagacaccaaacacacagaccagaggcaggaatccAACCCCAACCCTAGAGGTGccaggtgacagtgctaacaattGCCCAATTACCGTGCCACCGTTGCTGGAACTAACAGGCCCAAACCTGCTTCAGCATGACATTGTGCACACAGTGAGCTGCATAAAGACATGATGTTTTGAGTGGAAGAACttaagtgtcctgcacagaaaACTAACTGAACTCAACCCCACTGAGCACCTTAGGGATGAACGAAATCACCACCTGATCCCGCTAATGCTCTTTTGGCAATATATAAGATACTTAATGATATTGCGTggccattatttattaattcatccatttattcacTTTCTATAACTTgtatcctgaatacaggatatgTAGAAGTCctcctatcccaagagactttgggcataagacagggtacaacctggattGACCCCTTTATCCATTGTATGacgcacacgcgcgcgcgcgcgcacacacacacacacactctctctgggcaatttgggaatgccaattaacataatctgcatgtcttttgatgGTGGGAAGAAacaggagtacccagaggaatgTCAcctgagaacatgcaaactccacacacagacccaggaATCAGCCAATCCATCCACTGCACCCCCCTACCcctcaccaccaccacaccTACTTGAAGTTTATGACATTTCTAGTTTTAAACATGGGATGCATTATTTTCCTTTATGCCCAAATGCTCATTTCACCTGGCACATTTTATCAGAAGGGGACATTTCCTTGAGTTTATATTGCCCCCTAGTGGAATAAGAGAAACTAGCTCTTTCCCCCCCCACAATTCAATTACTATATGATTTACCTATACTTTACTATGTATAAACTATacattaagtattttttttatatatacatttttttttataaaaaaggatCAGGATACTGTTTAGTGTTTAACACAAAGACACAAGTTTATTTATGTGCATTTCAGAATACATTATAACTCTAATAAGtacattttcagattttttaggGGAACCCTTTGAATAAGGATATAAATACAGGTACGGTCCTTTTCTGAAACcctatactgtagatacacatatttccacacacacacgcacacacacacactcacacacacacaaacacacacacatcactaatGTAGTTTCTTATGTGGCTATAAGTCATGAGACAATATGCCATACATTTACAGCACAAGTGCAACTTGCTGCTTTTCCTGCTGCTGCTGGTGATGATTATGATTGTTGATGAGACCGCCTGTAATAATGTCTTGGTTAACCCTTACAGCTTTTAAGCTATTGAAAGTGAATCAGTTTAACTTCCTCAATAAATACCACTGCCTGTCACCAAAACACCCACTGGTGTTCATTTGGGTTGAGATGTGGAGTCTGTGAAGATtgacttcccttttttttttttttttttaaacaatcatcAAACTATTCAGTCCTCGTGTCGTCTGGATGAGGACACTGTCATCTCCCATTAGGACAGAAATGTTTCATCAGAATATAATTAACAGTTACCTTTTCCTTTAGAAGGTCAAAAATCTTGCCAACAAAATGTCTTTCCGCTTCTCAGTGTTGTTCTTTTAACTTTGAcccatacaaaataaaaatatagtccTATAACTAGAATATTAAGTGCTATAAGGACAATACTAAGGAAAAACATCAATGCCTTACCATCAAATTTACTATAAAATTTGAGACAcatgttttgatttgtttgtggTTAAGCATAATTGACAGCAggatttaaacaaatatataatactgtatgaacACAGCAGCATAACTGACTGCATTTAGTATAATATTCtacaatttattaattacagCAATAACAGCAAAAACAGAATTGACTAAATCTTCCATTTTTCCAATCATAAGTAGTGTTCAGCATAGTAcaagtttttaaaacaattatcaccaatattgttttttatcaaaaatgatacagtatgttcagtatGAAATCTATTCTGTGGTTCCCAGTCTTTCCTATTCCCCTGATTATTAAGATATTCCATAAAAAGACAAATTAACGCCCAGAAATTTCACTCATTGATTATATTCCTTTATGctatcattttaaaatagttttaaaaactgTCCCGATTTGCATAATACTGTTCTTGACCAAATAACTGAATGAAAGTAATAgcattacaaaatgtttttatgacAATTTCTGTGACAATTTTATAGTCCTGTGAAAAACATAGACAAAGGACATTCCTTCCCCAAGAATTTTATGATCTCACATGAGTCGAGTCGTAATTCAAAGTATTTCTATCACGCACTTGGCTGAGTAACCAATGTTTTAACTTTCTCTTATCAGCCCAGAAAAGTAATGCTTCTAAGGTTTACCTGCTGTTCCAGTTTACTAGAATTCACTCAACTCTGTGTTGGGTTTTATTCAAATCAAAATATCTGACCTTGTGTAACCCAGTCACATTGTTCATGTGGGTGCTGATATTTCGATCCATTTAAGCATTCAGACCTTCAtgtattcatcttcagtaagcaCATTTCCGCCACTTGGGTCATGATGGCTATGAACACCAGACACACGGTGAGAACACACTGTGAATCTATTGGATTGAACCATGAACATGCACacctttacacatttttttttatacctagGTGAAATCTTTTTGTATAAGCAATCCATCTACTGACATGTTTTTGGGAAGCAAAAAACTGGAgaacctaaagaaaaaaaaaacccagaatgAAACCAGTCCAGTATGATCTAATGATCTCTACAGCTGTGAGCAGGCAATGCTACCTGCTGCACCACcatgaataaacatttaaaacgcttttattattactaaacTGTACAAAATACTGACTTTTCTCTGCAGAAGTGACATACTTCCTGCATCTCCCCAATGTGCCTTAGGTGcatgatacagtacatgtacctCATCACATGCATTATTAAGGTTGGCACCAATTTTTGCTTAGTTCAGTGAAGCTACATCTTTAAAATAGCAGCAGAGGGAGAAGTAGGTATAAAGAGAAAGTTTTTTTGGGCGGGGAAAAAGTaggtttatatactgtatttctgtcTAATAAGTTATAAGCCAAATCCTTCTTcagatattttttaatttattcattcatcttttatcgCTTATCCTGTGGACAAGGTCGCGGATGGCCTGGAGCCCAACCCACAAGACTTAGGGCAGGGTAGCAATCGATTGCAGGGCacatttgggaacaccaattaaccaaatttgcatgtctttggactgtgggaggaaaccggagaactcagagaaaacccactaagtatgggaagaacatgcaaaccctacacacacagaccagaagcGGAAATCAAACCTTTGACCCTGAAGGggtaaggccacagtgctaaccactacactacagtccCGCCTTCTTCAGATACTCTGCTTTTAAATTCTGTTTAGAAGCATAATGTTCAATATAGAGGCAGATTTCAGggcacatgtattttttttaaaatggcaTATTGATGacatcttacaaaaaaaaaacagctgtatatttatttatatattgttagCTAccatgttgaaaatgtgtttactgCGGCACATCTGGGTTTTTTAAGCTGCTAAAGAAAAGTATTCATTATGTAGTCATGTATTAATAGCTAAAccttacttgtttaaaaaacaaacaaaaaaaaaacatatttttgtacATACATCTTATCATAAAACGCTGGGTGTCTGTTTACAtttagcatgtacagtatgtgtataggCTCTCCATGTCTCTTTGAGTACTCGAGAAGCAAATAGCTCTATGatacacttttcttttaaagtaatttttaggTTTGAGAAACCTGAGACAACTATTGGTTAACTAATGCTAAAACCATGCTGTACTTTTATaactcttatatatatatatatatatatatatatatatatatatatatatatatatatatatatatatatatagtgtgtgggtgggtggttgGATCAATGAGAACACATGACACAATAAGttatagaagaaaaaacatgTATTCTTCTTCTCAGACAGGAGACAAAATGAATATAaccatttacattacattttatacacatataaataccataaataaaatcaatgaaattaaataaataaatacatagatTTTTTGAAGGTTACAAATCATGCCTGTGGTTGGCATCCTGCACCAGTGAATGTTTTAGGATTAGGAATGAGATATATATGGACTGGAACAGGCTGAACAATTCAAAGTGTGTTTAAAGCAAAATTTCTTTGGTCCTTTATAGCGTTCTAGCTTAAAAACAAATGGggaaaacttttaatttttttattacaaccaACAGCAGTGAAGCAGTGGTTGTAATGAATAGTCATATGTTATAATTACTCTAGTCCATCTGTTATCTAGTTTTTATTCAATAGAAAATACTTAATTAAGTTGACCTCAAATACTAAAGAAAGATTTAATCACACAGTTTTGAACCACAATCCgtatgtatcagtgtgtatttcGTATGCTAACTGAACATGTGTGGAAACTAGATCTAGTTTGATTGTgcaaatatgtataatatactATAACTCTAATAAGTGATGGCCTTATGTAGCCTATAGatatttgtaaaaacatttaagcttgtaaatatttatgtaatcttatttcataaaattaacaaaattgcatagttaaaaaaattaaattaaaaaatgcataattatataattatgcatttaataataataataataataataataataataataatgttgcatattttctttaaactaAAATTCAACTAATTATATTGATAAATTCTATACTAtgaattcttttatttaataggCTACAAAGGTTATATATTATAGGCTTTAAAGGTTTTGCATAGTCACGTGATCATGATCTATAATCTTAATGTGATAGAAAGCTTTCTAAAACACCTGCGGCTGGATCAACACTGTTAAAGCCAATATCGTTGAAGTTTGTTGTGTTTCAGActaatttaaacatttgaaacaattaaaaacattatacgTGGTACTGCTTTCTATTTctgcactatataaataacagtTTTCCAGTTTATGTATAGTGTCATTACAAAGGTCTATGAAACGCGTGATTTATAGTGAGGTGATGAGTGACTTCACCCCACTGTCCCTGACATCCGGGGACTCCCGGGGTTCCTGACGCGCTGCTCCACGTCCCAGGGGTCGTCGTCGTAGGGTGACGCGCGAGCCTCCCGCGAGCTCTTGCGCTCCTCCTCCGGACGCTCCATGTCGAGGTCGGCGTCGTCGTCGCGAGCGGCGCGCGAGTCCGACTCCTCGGCGAGAACGGCGAGCGCGCGTGCGCGCTGCGCCTCGGGCACCTCGACCTGGCGGTCCCGTCGCTCCCGGTGCTGCAGGCGCTCCAGCGGAACCGTGCTCTTCTCAGACAGGAAGATGGACGTGTGCGGCAGGTTGCGGCCCGCTGCGTACACCTGCTTTACCCCATCCAGGTCCAGCAGGATGCCGCTCCGGGTGGAGTAGTACACGTCGCAGTGGTTCTCCAAGAGCTTGTGATGGAACAGGCAGTCGTCCCTGTGGCAAAccgactgagagagagagagagagagaggagggatgCACAAGCAAGAATTATTCTCTTAGCAATAACAACAAAAGATTCTACCAAAACTTTATTAGCAAAAATAATTCTCAGGGCAGTGGTGCCATGCTGTGATGACATGCATCACACCAGATGTGGCAACAGGGGTATTTGTTACCACCAGATGTGCTCTTTGGACAAGAACTTTTTTCAAGAACAAGAAATGTTTACTGCATTTTCCATCTCATGGACAATTTCTTTGCACTACCTCAATTCAGCTCACAGCTCACTATACTAcagtgcactttatgttgtctttttttgttgttgttttgtttattcacAGTATGGTGTTAATTTGTTGTCTTAGTTAGCTATTTAGGTGTCTTAGagagttttgttaatttatgttgtatgtagcataTTACATATTACTTTGTTTCACTGcatactgaactgtatatggttgaaatgatgATAAAATCCTACTTAACAGGTGACTCCGTgttttcacaaaaacaaaaacaatcatttaccctaaaaaaaaaaagtttaactcgCTCATGCGTAAAAAGTTATTGAAACCAGGACAAGCAGTCATTACTTTAAGGTAGGTCtataaactaaaacaaacaaacaaacaaactaacaaacaaacaaagacactTACAGATGTAAAAAGATTTCCATGTGCGTCCATGCACAAGAACCGGTTACtcttcactccaaatattgcgATCTGGTCCCTGCTCTCGGCTTTCAGCACAACCACACCTGTTGAAATGACACAAATGAGTTAGGAAGACAAAAATGCATTGGATATTTACATATCGAGCGACACCGTGTTCAGTGTTGAATAAAGTGTGCAGGTGATGGGAAATGCGCACTCACTGTAGGAACCCCGGTGCGTAGTTTTGCGCACATGTCCAGTCAGGCTGATCTCCAGGTAGAAGTTGTTGAAGTCGGTGCTGGTGCGCAGGTGCACGTATCTCCGCGGGCTGCCCCAGTTCGAGCTCTGCAGGGGTGAAGAAGGGTTCGGGGCGCCTTCAGTGTTAACGCATCCATGAAGCGCGCCGAGCCAAAGCGCAACAAGTGCGCGCAAGTGCAGGCGGCAAACAGCGTCGTGCATCATGATCCCGATTCGAATTCTAACCTAATAATAAGCCCGAGGAGTCGGAGCGCTGTTTTCTGCTGTGTGCAAACATAAAGGCTGCCTATTTAAGCGCATCCACGCGCCACTCCTCGTTTCCCGTTTTGACGCAACGCTCGCCCCCATGAACGAGAAACGGAAGAATGGGGTTGTTTGGAGTGTGTACACAACTTTTGCTGGTTTGGAGTGAAGTTAATTGGCTGCTGCAAGCCATAATTGCATTTGGACATGGTGTTGACTTTTCTTGTGCCCACATCCTACAAACTGATTGGCAAAAAATAATGTGCCCTAGCCACTTTCACTGCTTTTATTGTAATGCCTGTTTAATGCCAAACAAATaccagctggaaaaaaaaaatgttaatgcgCATTTAAACTCCATGGCTAAAGATCACAATGAAAAACTAGGTCTACCTTTTTcaactgcataaaaaaaaactttttaatgatCCAAACTGGGAATGTTTTTCCCTGCTGTACACATCTTTAAACTGGACAGTAGAGGGCGCTCACGCTTCACGCGCAATAGGTTGCTCCTGCTCTGCTTCCTGCACCTCTCTGGGATTACTCCACACTTCATTTAGCCCCAGTGATAGTGTATGCAGAAAGACTCATGTTTTTATTCATCACAGCATTCATCAATCATTTTATGTAAATGAATTattggataaataaaaaaaaggccaatAAAATTGCAATGGGGACTCAGGGACACTGGGAGAAACTTTGCAGCATCAAATTTATGAACCTGAAAAATGAAAGTCGaaacttttgtttctttttgagTTTTGTTGCATTATAAAGTCACATTAATTCATCTGCCATCATCTAAGAGGGAGCAGTTAGattcaaacaggaagttaacaCCCAAGTTCTTGAGGTactgaaataatgtttataaggTTAAAATTTGTCATAAATGATTAATTCTATATATTTGCAATGCATATAAACATGAAATGCACTATTTCATAAAGTAGGTAGTCGGGTTTAATGCGATCATTTTTATGATGTCACAAATCACTTAACAGGCAGTATGGTAGTGGTTAGtgctgttgccttgcacctccagggtttaaTTCTCTTTTCTGATCTGTGTGTGGACTttacatgttcttcccatgcttgatgggtttcttctgggaactccggtttcctcccaaagacatgcagattaggcaatcccaaattgcatgtagt contains the following coding sequences:
- the fgf23 gene encoding LOW QUALITY PROTEIN: fibroblast growth factor 23 (The sequence of the model RefSeq protein was modified relative to this genomic sequence to represent the inferred CDS: substituted 1 base at 1 genomic stop codon), producing the protein MGASVASKRETRSGAWMRLNRQPLCLHTAENSAPTPRAYYXVRIRIGIMMHDAVCRLHLRALVALWLGALHGCVNTEGAPNPSSPLQSSNWGSPRRYVHLRTSTDFNNFYLEISLTGHVRKTTHRGSYSVVVLKAESRDQIAIFGVKSNRFLCMDAHGNLFTSSVCHRDDCLFHHKLLENHCDVYYSTRSGILLDLDGVKQVYAAGRNLPHTSIFLSEKSTVPLERLQHRERRDRQVEVPEAQRARALAVLAEESDSRAARDDDADLDMERPEEERKSSREARASPYDDDPWDVEQRVRNPGSPRMSGTVG